In a single window of the bacterium genome:
- a CDS encoding thiamine pyrophosphate-dependent dehydrogenase E1 component subunit alpha: MSSEVLARREAVRTDRVARYERMVEIRALEDAVRGLFAEGLVHGTTHTCQGQEAVSVGVASALRPTDSVCCTYRGHGMGMALGLTSQQVCGEIMGRVVGSIGGVGGSMHLCETSIGLLPTMAIVGAGVPVAAGAALTAQVRGTDDVAVAVFGDGAANIGAFHEGINLAAIWKLPAIFICENNQYGEYSPIAATTPIANIADRAVSYGIPGEVVDGQDVDAVNAAVEAAAARARAGDGPSLLEMKTYRYAGHSRSDTAPYRPDGEFEKWYERDPINTFGARLTAEGLLAPGDTDAIAARIAGEVDAAVDEVKGAAAPGVASMFENVLV; encoded by the coding sequence ATGAGCAGTGAAGTACTCGCACGACGGGAGGCGGTACGAACCGACCGCGTGGCGCGTTACGAGCGGATGGTGGAGATCCGGGCGCTCGAGGACGCCGTGCGCGGACTGTTCGCCGAGGGGCTCGTGCATGGGACGACGCACACGTGCCAGGGCCAGGAGGCCGTCTCGGTCGGCGTGGCCTCGGCGCTGCGGCCCACCGATTCGGTGTGCTGCACCTACCGCGGTCACGGCATGGGAATGGCGCTCGGCCTGACGTCCCAGCAGGTCTGCGGCGAGATCATGGGCCGCGTCGTGGGCTCCATCGGCGGCGTGGGCGGCTCGATGCACCTGTGCGAGACCTCGATCGGCCTCTTACCGACAATGGCCATCGTCGGGGCGGGAGTTCCCGTGGCCGCCGGTGCCGCCCTCACGGCGCAGGTCCGCGGCACCGACGACGTGGCGGTGGCCGTGTTCGGCGACGGGGCCGCCAATATCGGCGCCTTCCACGAGGGCATCAACCTCGCGGCCATCTGGAAACTGCCGGCCATCTTCATCTGCGAGAACAACCAGTACGGCGAGTACAGCCCCATTGCGGCGACCACGCCGATCGCCAATATCGCCGACCGGGCGGTCTCCTACGGCATACCCGGTGAGGTGGTCGACGGGCAGGACGTGGACGCGGTCAACGCCGCCGTCGAGGCCGCCGCGGCGCGTGCTCGCGCCGGTGACGGTCCCAGCCTGCTGGAGATGAAGACGTACCGGTACGCCGGGCACTCCCGGTCCGACACCGCCCCTTACCGCCCGGACGGGGAGTTCGAGAAGTGGTACGAGCGGGACCCCATCAACACGTTCGGGGCTCGCCTGACCGCCGAGGGCCTGCTGGCGCCCGGCGACACCGACGCGATCGCCGCCCGGATCGCCGGCGAGGTGGACGCCGCGGTCGACGAGGTGAAAGGCGCGGCGGCGCCAGGCGTGGCGAGCATGTTCGAGAACGTGCTGGTCTGA
- a CDS encoding alpha-ketoacid dehydrogenase subunit beta — MRMNQAIAAAIGDEMRENPDVVTFGEDVAVAGGPFKTSDGLLEEFGPLRVRDTPIAEMGFMGAAVGAAATGLRPVAEIMFVEFLGVALDQLVTEAAKFNYLSGGTVRVPMVMRASVGAGLGFGCQHSQVMESWMVGSPGLKIVVLSGPSNAYGLTRAAIRDDNPVAVLEPRILYAVRGDVTTGVEGIIPLGQAATLASGDDITLVSCGSTVRTCLPAAADADGWTADVIDLQTLQPWDIEAVLSSVERTGRLAVVEECPYSGGWGADIVAKVVSDSFGDLKAPPVRITAPDVHVPFGKELEQRYLPSAEYVAGQVGELLATGESPPHWWERDGALV; from the coding sequence ATGCGCATGAACCAGGCCATCGCGGCCGCCATCGGGGATGAGATGCGGGAGAACCCCGATGTCGTCACCTTCGGGGAGGACGTGGCGGTCGCCGGCGGGCCCTTCAAGACGTCCGACGGGCTGCTCGAGGAGTTCGGCCCGCTGCGGGTCCGCGACACACCGATCGCCGAGATGGGGTTCATGGGGGCCGCCGTGGGCGCGGCTGCCACCGGGCTGCGGCCGGTCGCAGAGATCATGTTCGTGGAGTTCCTGGGCGTGGCGCTCGACCAGCTGGTCACCGAGGCGGCCAAGTTCAACTACCTCTCCGGCGGGACCGTCCGGGTGCCGATGGTGATGCGCGCCTCCGTCGGCGCCGGCCTGGGATTCGGCTGCCAGCACTCGCAGGTGATGGAGTCGTGGATGGTGGGGTCGCCGGGCCTGAAGATCGTCGTGCTCTCCGGGCCATCCAACGCCTACGGGCTCACCCGGGCGGCCATCCGGGACGACAATCCCGTCGCCGTCCTGGAGCCGCGCATCCTCTACGCCGTGCGCGGCGATGTGACGACGGGCGTTGAGGGGATCATCCCTCTGGGGCAGGCGGCGACGCTCGCGAGCGGTGACGACATCACACTGGTGTCGTGCGGCTCGACGGTGCGGACGTGCCTCCCTGCGGCAGCCGACGCCGACGGCTGGACGGCCGACGTGATCGACCTCCAGACCCTGCAGCCGTGGGACATCGAGGCGGTGCTGTCCTCGGTGGAGCGCACCGGCCGCCTCGCGGTCGTGGAGGAGTGCCCGTACTCGGGCGGCTGGGGTGCCGACATCGTCGCCAAGGTTGTCTCGGATTCCTTCGGCGATCTCAAGGCCCCGCCCGTGCGGATCACCGCACCGGACGTGCACGTGCCGTTCGGCAAGGAATTGGAGCAGCGCTACCTGCCGAGCGCCGAATACGTGGCGGGGCAGGTGGGCGAGTTGCTGGCGACCGGCGAAAGCCCGCCGCACTGGTGGGAGCGCGATGGGGCGCTCGTCTAG